One segment of Porticoccus hydrocarbonoclasticus MCTG13d DNA contains the following:
- the tpiA gene encoding triose-phosphate isomerase, with the protein MRRPLVAGNWKMNGSREAIDLLLDGLSGISTTAEVAVFPPYVYLPQVVSTLCGSGIDVGAQNVSEYQAGAYTGEVAADMLLDIGCRYVLVGHSERRSLFGEKDRQVAEKFVASQRSGLIPVLCVGETLEQRASGKTLAVIGAQLDAVLERAGLESVCNGVIAYEPVWAIGTGKTATAEQAQEIHREIRQQLGEPGMKTRILYGGSVKAANAAELFAQQDVDGALVGGASLDSGEFREICKKAYVAN; encoded by the coding sequence ATGCGACGTCCATTGGTGGCAGGCAACTGGAAAATGAATGGCAGTCGTGAAGCGATTGACCTTCTTTTGGACGGGTTGTCGGGGATTAGCACAACAGCTGAAGTAGCCGTTTTCCCACCTTATGTTTATCTCCCGCAAGTGGTATCTACACTCTGTGGTTCCGGTATTGACGTGGGCGCCCAGAATGTTTCCGAGTATCAGGCTGGCGCCTATACCGGTGAAGTCGCGGCAGACATGTTGTTGGATATCGGGTGTCGCTATGTGCTCGTGGGTCACTCTGAACGTCGCAGTCTGTTCGGAGAGAAGGACAGGCAGGTAGCGGAAAAATTTGTTGCCAGCCAGCGCAGCGGTCTGATTCCCGTGCTCTGTGTCGGCGAAACCCTTGAGCAGAGGGCGTCCGGAAAAACCCTGGCCGTGATTGGAGCACAATTAGACGCAGTATTGGAGCGAGCGGGTCTGGAATCCGTGTGCAATGGAGTGATAGCCTACGAGCCAGTCTGGGCGATAGGTACAGGCAAAACTGCTACCGCGGAACAGGCACAAGAAATACATCGGGAAATCCGTCAGCAATTGGGCGAACCCGGGATGAAAACAAGAATACTTTACGGTGGCAGTGTCAAAGCTGCCAATGCTGCAGAGCTGTTTGCACAACAAGATGTTGATGGCGCTCTGGTCGGCGGGGCCTCTCTGGATTCAGGCGAATTCAGGGAGATTTGTAAAAAAGCATACGTTGCGAATTGA
- the glmM gene encoding phosphoglucosamine mutase yields MARMYFGTDGIRGRVGVHPITADFVLKLGWAAGKVFSSQAGGRKLIVMGKDTRVSGYMFESALQAGLIAAGVDVALLGPMPTPAIAYLTRTFRAQAGIVISASHNPYYDNGIKFFGGDGFKLPDEVELAIESYMDKPLVTEDSLKLGKAHRVPDAVGRYIEFCKGTLPSGSDFQGLKIVVDCANGATYHTGPSVFRELGAEVVEMAVDPDGFNINEDCGSTRPALLQDAVISEKADMGIAFDGDGDRVMFVDHKGHMVDGDELLFVIAKHRHQRGECSGVAGTLMSNLGMELSLKELGIPFYRANVGDRYVIEAMRERKWQLGGESSGHIICSDLTTTGDGVVAALQVLHAMRDTDTPLNALKKGMQKYPQKMINVRIKKKFNLEDFPAIQQAVVAAESELAERGRVLLRPSGTEPLVRVMVEGEDDQQVNTLVKQIAAVVEKEIG; encoded by the coding sequence ATGGCAAGAATGTATTTTGGTACAGATGGTATTCGCGGGCGCGTTGGTGTGCATCCGATCACTGCAGATTTTGTGCTCAAACTGGGTTGGGCTGCAGGCAAAGTTTTCAGTTCACAGGCTGGTGGACGAAAACTGATTGTTATGGGCAAGGATACTAGGGTGTCGGGCTATATGTTTGAGTCCGCACTGCAGGCAGGGCTGATTGCTGCCGGCGTCGATGTGGCCCTGTTAGGTCCGATGCCGACCCCCGCTATTGCCTATTTGACCCGGACTTTTCGGGCCCAGGCGGGCATTGTCATCAGCGCCTCCCACAATCCTTACTACGATAACGGAATAAAATTTTTTGGCGGTGATGGTTTCAAGTTGCCCGATGAGGTGGAGCTGGCTATTGAAAGCTATATGGACAAGCCACTGGTGACCGAGGACTCTCTTAAATTAGGCAAGGCGCACCGGGTTCCCGATGCGGTGGGTCGCTATATTGAGTTCTGCAAAGGTACCCTGCCATCAGGCAGCGACTTCCAGGGTTTGAAAATTGTTGTGGACTGCGCGAATGGAGCCACCTACCACACCGGGCCCAGTGTGTTCAGGGAGCTGGGCGCAGAAGTTGTAGAAATGGCGGTGGATCCGGATGGTTTTAATATCAATGAGGATTGTGGCTCCACTCGTCCCGCCTTGCTACAGGATGCTGTTATCAGCGAGAAGGCCGATATGGGCATCGCGTTTGATGGCGATGGCGATCGGGTGATGTTTGTAGATCACAAGGGGCATATGGTGGATGGTGATGAATTGCTTTTTGTGATTGCAAAACACCGTCACCAGCGCGGTGAATGCAGTGGTGTTGCCGGAACCTTGATGAGTAACCTGGGCATGGAGCTTTCTCTCAAGGAACTCGGTATTCCATTTTATCGCGCCAACGTGGGTGATCGTTATGTCATCGAAGCAATGCGTGAGCGCAAATGGCAGTTGGGGGGTGAGAGTTCGGGTCACATTATCTGCAGTGATCTCACCACTACCGGCGATGGGGTAGTGGCGGCCCTGCAGGTATTGCATGCAATGCGCGATACAGATACGCCCCTCAATGCACTCAAAAAAGGCATGCAAAAGTACCCCCAGAAAATGATCAATGTGCGAATCAAGAAGAAATTTAATCTGGAGGATTTTCCAGCAATTCAGCAAGCTGTTGTGGCTGCGGAGTCAGAGTTGGCAGAACGAGGCCGTGTATTGCTTCGGCCCTCGGGCACCGAGCCTTTGGTGAGGGTGATGGTCGAGGGAGAGGACGATCAGCAGGTAAATACACTGGTAAAACAAATTGCCGCCGTGGTTGAAAAAGAGATTGGCTAG
- the folP gene encoding dihydropteroate synthase, with the protein MTDLTHSFMDFSLPKIMAVLNITPDSFSDGGAFYAGNSQPDLSRVLNRVDLMLSEGAHLIDVGGESTRPGAEPVSPEEELARVLPVVEAIVSRFDVPVSVDTSTPTVISEAARAGASMINDVRALRRPGALTAAAASGLPVCLMHMLGEPQHMQLNPGYVDIAADVKTFLLERIAACEAAGIPRSRILIDPGFGFGKTLQHNLILFRSLPELVDLGFPVIVGVSRKSLVGAILDKPVEERMVGSIALGMLAIQRGVKVLRVHDISATADALKILQAVEG; encoded by the coding sequence ATGACAGATCTCACTCATTCGTTCATGGATTTTTCTCTACCGAAAATCATGGCGGTATTGAATATCACACCGGATTCGTTTTCCGATGGCGGTGCGTTTTATGCTGGCAATAGCCAGCCCGATCTCTCCCGGGTTCTCAACCGTGTTGATTTAATGCTTTCAGAAGGGGCTCACCTGATTGACGTAGGGGGGGAATCCACTCGACCCGGCGCCGAACCGGTTTCACCTGAAGAAGAGTTGGCGCGTGTTCTGCCAGTGGTTGAAGCGATAGTCAGTCGGTTCGATGTGCCTGTTTCAGTCGACACCAGTACGCCCACTGTCATTAGTGAAGCGGCTCGTGCTGGCGCCTCAATGATCAATGATGTTCGCGCACTTCGGCGCCCCGGAGCGTTGACTGCTGCCGCCGCCAGTGGGCTGCCAGTCTGTCTGATGCATATGCTGGGGGAGCCACAACATATGCAGCTGAATCCCGGATATGTGGACATAGCCGCCGACGTAAAGACGTTTTTGCTGGAGAGGATTGCTGCCTGTGAGGCGGCAGGTATTCCTCGAAGCAGGATTCTGATTGACCCGGGTTTTGGTTTCGGTAAAACCCTGCAACACAATTTAATATTGTTCAGATCTTTGCCGGAGTTGGTGGATCTGGGATTTCCGGTGATCGTGGGGGTGTCGCGAAAATCTTTGGTCGGGGCTATTCTGGACAAGCCGGTAGAAGAGCGCATGGTGGGTAGTATTGCGCTCGGCATGTTGGCAATCCAGCGAGGTGTAAAAGTACTGCGGGTACATGATATATCGGCGACCGCCGACGCACTTAAAATATTGCAAGCTGTTGAGGGATAA
- a CDS encoding tyrosine-type recombinase/integrase, whose amino-acid sequence MATQQLTDAAVKQAAIKEKQYKLSDGGGLYLLIKPNGSKCWRFDYRFAGKRKTLSLGTYPLISLKSVRLKLLEAKTLLSDNKDPASEKQREKRQADLDQGSLFSPLAEEWWSHQKGTWKDFHADRVWGRIRDDVLPYIGHMSITDIQPPDIISVIRKIESRDALDVASRVLQDIGRICRYAVQTGRLMHNPAADLKGILKGRKTKHRDSLPREELPGFLDALSGYENQGRLLTKLAIQLLLLTFVRSGELRGAKWEEFDLDQQLWRIPGDRMKMKTDHLVPLSDQALAVIKQIKEISGQYELVFPSERNRFEVMSDNTMRRAIFKLGYDGTTPGKSKAVPHGFRATASSILNEEGFNPDAIERQLAHQERNGVRAAYTHHARYLDDRKEMMQWWADYLESLKVRDGI is encoded by the coding sequence ATGGCTACTCAACAGCTTACCGATGCCGCAGTAAAGCAAGCCGCTATCAAGGAGAAGCAATACAAGCTCTCTGACGGGGGTGGCCTGTATCTCCTGATAAAGCCTAACGGCTCCAAGTGCTGGCGATTTGACTACCGATTTGCCGGAAAAAGAAAAACCCTATCATTGGGGACATACCCCCTGATAAGCCTCAAATCAGTCAGGCTAAAACTGCTTGAGGCGAAGACCCTGTTATCTGATAACAAAGATCCTGCCAGTGAGAAACAGCGTGAGAAGCGTCAGGCGGATCTTGATCAAGGAAGTTTGTTCTCACCATTGGCTGAGGAATGGTGGAGTCATCAGAAGGGTACATGGAAGGATTTCCATGCTGACCGTGTTTGGGGGCGCATTAGGGATGATGTCTTGCCTTATATTGGTCATATGAGCATCACTGACATACAACCTCCGGACATCATTTCAGTCATTCGAAAGATTGAAAGCAGAGATGCGCTGGATGTGGCTTCCAGGGTGCTACAGGATATTGGGCGAATCTGTCGCTATGCCGTTCAGACTGGGCGTCTAATGCACAACCCGGCAGCAGACTTGAAAGGAATCCTGAAAGGGCGAAAAACCAAGCATAGAGATTCTCTTCCAAGAGAAGAGTTACCGGGATTTCTTGACGCGCTGAGTGGGTATGAGAACCAAGGGAGGCTTCTCACCAAATTAGCAATACAGTTGTTGTTGCTTACATTTGTTCGCTCAGGAGAGTTAAGGGGGGCAAAATGGGAAGAGTTCGACCTTGATCAACAGCTTTGGCGCATACCTGGTGATCGGATGAAAATGAAGACAGATCACTTGGTTCCGCTATCTGACCAAGCATTGGCTGTTATAAAACAGATCAAGGAAATTAGTGGCCAGTACGAGCTCGTTTTCCCATCTGAGCGCAACCGCTTTGAGGTAATGAGCGATAACACGATGCGTCGAGCTATCTTCAAACTAGGGTATGACGGGACTACACCAGGTAAGAGTAAAGCGGTTCCGCATGGCTTTCGAGCAACCGCGTCATCTATCCTGAATGAAGAGGGGTTCAACCCTGATGCCATAGAGAGGCAGTTGGCTCACCAAGAAAGAAATGGCGTAAGGGCGGCCTACACCCACCATGCGCGGTATTTAGATGATCGAAAAGAGATGATGCAGTGGTGGGCGGATTATTTGGAATCATTGAAGGTGCGCGACGGGATTTAA
- the ftsH gene encoding ATP-dependent zinc metalloprotease FtsH, with product MAKNLVLWLIIAAVLLSVFQNFNPPPKEDSISYSAFIEEVQSGRVSSVVIEGLTVEGKRADGSAFKTIRPNVPDSGLMSDLLNNNVSVEGREPEKQSLWVQLLVASFPILLILAIFMFFMRQMQGGAAGRGGPMAFGKSKARLLGEDQIKTTFADVAGVDEAKEDVHELVDFLRDPSRFQRLGGRIPQGVLMVGPPGTGKTLLAKAIAGEAKVPFFSISGSDFVEMFVGVGASRVRDMFEQAKKQSPCIIFIDEIDAVGRHRGGGYGGGNDEREQTLNQLLVEMDGFEGNEGVIVIAATNRPDVLDKALLRPGRFDRQVYVSLPDIRGREQILKVHGRKVPLDERADLGIVARGTPGFSGADLANLVNEASLFAARANKRTVTMEEFEKARDKIMMGAERRSMVMSEKEKENTAYHEAGHAIVGRMMPEHDPIHKVSIIPRGRALGVTQFLPEEDKYSMSRRQLESQLCSLFGGRIAEQLVHGADGVTTGASNDIERATQMARNMVVRWGLSDKMGPVLYGTEESQIPGAGNTTYSEETAREIDVEVRHVLDNCYERAKKILEDNIDVLHAMKDALMEYETIDVEQVDDLMARKPVRPPHDWRDDDFGGKPAPGDTPPADDSGKPGVVGGPAEEH from the coding sequence ATGGCAAAGAATCTTGTATTGTGGTTAATCATTGCGGCAGTGTTATTGTCGGTGTTCCAGAATTTCAACCCACCCCCTAAAGAGGACAGCATTAGTTACTCTGCATTTATCGAGGAGGTGCAATCCGGTCGTGTCAGCAGTGTCGTCATTGAGGGTCTGACGGTCGAGGGCAAACGTGCTGATGGCAGCGCCTTCAAAACGATACGTCCCAACGTTCCCGACTCGGGTTTGATGAGTGACCTGCTCAATAACAATGTCAGTGTCGAGGGTCGCGAGCCCGAAAAACAGAGCCTCTGGGTGCAGTTGCTGGTAGCGTCCTTTCCGATTCTTTTGATTCTCGCTATTTTCATGTTTTTCATGCGCCAGATGCAGGGCGGTGCTGCTGGTCGCGGTGGCCCGATGGCTTTCGGCAAGAGTAAAGCACGTCTGCTGGGTGAGGATCAGATTAAAACCACATTTGCCGATGTGGCCGGTGTGGATGAAGCCAAAGAAGATGTGCACGAACTGGTGGACTTTCTCCGTGATCCGTCCCGTTTCCAGCGTCTTGGTGGCCGTATTCCTCAGGGTGTTTTGATGGTGGGCCCGCCGGGGACGGGTAAGACATTGCTGGCCAAGGCGATTGCCGGTGAAGCGAAGGTGCCGTTCTTTTCCATCTCGGGCTCTGATTTTGTCGAAATGTTTGTCGGGGTGGGTGCTTCGCGGGTGCGTGATATGTTCGAGCAGGCCAAGAAGCAGTCGCCCTGTATTATTTTTATTGATGAGATTGATGCCGTTGGTCGTCACCGCGGTGGTGGTTATGGCGGTGGTAACGATGAGCGTGAACAGACTCTCAACCAACTGCTGGTTGAAATGGATGGCTTTGAAGGCAATGAGGGCGTTATCGTCATAGCCGCCACTAACCGGCCCGATGTGCTGGATAAGGCGCTGTTGCGTCCCGGTCGTTTTGACCGCCAAGTCTACGTAAGCCTACCCGATATCCGTGGCCGCGAGCAGATTCTCAAGGTGCATGGCCGCAAAGTTCCCCTGGACGAGCGCGCTGATCTGGGCATTGTGGCCAGAGGCACTCCCGGTTTCTCGGGGGCCGATCTCGCTAATCTTGTCAACGAGGCATCATTGTTTGCAGCACGCGCCAACAAGCGCACAGTGACCATGGAAGAGTTCGAGAAAGCCCGTGACAAGATCATGATGGGTGCCGAGCGGCGTTCCATGGTGATGTCTGAGAAAGAGAAAGAAAATACGGCTTATCATGAGGCGGGTCATGCCATTGTCGGGCGTATGATGCCCGAACACGATCCGATCCATAAGGTCAGTATTATCCCCCGCGGTCGCGCGCTCGGTGTCACCCAGTTTCTTCCGGAAGAAGATAAATACAGCATGAGTCGCCGTCAGTTGGAAAGTCAGCTTTGCAGTCTCTTTGGTGGCCGTATCGCTGAACAGCTTGTCCACGGGGCTGACGGTGTGACTACCGGTGCATCGAACGATATCGAACGGGCTACCCAGATGGCCCGTAATATGGTGGTACGCTGGGGTTTGTCCGACAAGATGGGGCCGGTTTTGTATGGCACGGAGGAGTCACAGATTCCGGGTGCCGGCAATACAACCTACTCGGAAGAGACTGCCCGTGAGATCGATGTTGAAGTGCGTCACGTACTCGATAATTGCTATGAACGTGCGAAAAAAATTCTCGAAGACAACATCGATGTGCTGCATGCCATGAAAGATGCCTTGATGGAATATGAAACGATTGACGTGGAGCAGGTCGATGACCTCATGGCTCGCAAACCGGTTCGCCCACCTCATGACTGGCGTGACGACGACTTTGGTGGCAAACCTGCTCCCGGTGATACGCCGCCCGCGGATGATTCCGGTAAACCCGGAGTCGTCGGAGGTCCCGCCGAAGAACATTGA
- a CDS encoding helix-turn-helix domain-containing protein, giving the protein MTETDDRWLSISEICLHLGVSKDTVYKWIDRQDMPAHRMGRLWKFKKDEVDQWIKDGGAADTSASGADD; this is encoded by the coding sequence ATGACCGAAACCGATGATCGCTGGTTATCCATCAGTGAAATCTGCCTTCACCTGGGAGTCAGCAAGGACACCGTCTACAAGTGGATAGACAGGCAAGATATGCCCGCTCACCGCATGGGCAGACTGTGGAAGTTCAAGAAAGACGAAGTCGATCAGTGGATTAAGGATGGTGGCGCTGCCGATACTTCCGCCTCCGGGGCAGATGATTGA
- the secG gene encoding preprotein translocase subunit SecG, with product MEKIILIVHLLTALAIIGMILLQQGKGAEAGASFGAGASQTILGSAGGWNFFSKVTAILATLFFVTSVSLAVIAKDKVAVGDKILPELEAIQQMMESDVPSVEDGEEIPVAPGGDTGSASDIPVPDTAQ from the coding sequence ATGGAAAAAATTATACTGATCGTTCATTTGTTAACGGCGCTTGCCATTATTGGCATGATTCTGCTGCAACAGGGAAAAGGCGCAGAGGCAGGTGCATCATTTGGTGCCGGTGCCTCACAAACCATCCTGGGCAGTGCCGGGGGCTGGAATTTCTTCAGCAAAGTAACCGCAATACTGGCAACCCTGTTTTTTGTTACCAGTGTATCTCTGGCGGTGATCGCCAAAGATAAGGTGGCGGTGGGTGATAAGATTCTGCCAGAGCTGGAAGCTATTCAGCAGATGATGGAGTCAGATGTTCCCAGCGTGGAAGATGGTGAAGAGATTCCTGTTGCTCCGGGCGGTGATACCGGTTCCGCATCGGATATTCCCGTGCCTGATACGGCGCAATAG
- the rlmE gene encoding 23S rRNA (uridine(2552)-2'-O)-methyltransferase RlmE: MGRSKSSQRWLQEHNSDHYVKRAQQDGYRSRASYKLLELHKKDRLFKPGMTVVDLGAAPGGWSQVAVTLVGDKGRVVASDILPMDSIAGVDFVEGDFTEESVLDEILELLEGQQADLVISDMAPNMSGMKAVDQPKAMYLIELALELACQILKPEGVFVAKVFHGEGFDDFLRDTKRRFQQVVTRKPDASRSRSREVYLVARGLKVSD; this comes from the coding sequence ATGGGCCGGTCAAAAAGCAGCCAGCGCTGGTTACAGGAACACAATAGCGATCACTATGTAAAACGTGCTCAGCAAGATGGCTATCGTTCCCGTGCCAGCTATAAGCTGTTGGAGTTACACAAAAAAGATCGTTTGTTTAAACCCGGGATGACCGTGGTTGATCTGGGTGCTGCTCCCGGTGGTTGGTCTCAGGTGGCTGTGACGCTGGTCGGCGACAAGGGTCGTGTTGTTGCCTCGGATATTCTGCCTATGGACAGTATAGCTGGCGTCGACTTCGTCGAGGGGGATTTTACCGAAGAGTCCGTACTCGATGAAATTCTGGAGTTGCTTGAGGGTCAACAGGCCGACCTTGTAATTTCAGATATGGCCCCCAATATGAGTGGTATGAAGGCTGTTGATCAACCCAAGGCCATGTATCTGATAGAGTTGGCGCTTGAATTGGCCTGCCAAATATTGAAACCTGAAGGGGTTTTTGTTGCCAAAGTATTTCATGGCGAAGGTTTCGATGACTTTTTGCGCGATACAAAACGGCGTTTCCAGCAGGTCGTTACACGAAAACCCGATGCGTCCCGCTCCCGATCCCGTGAAGTTTATCTGGTTGCCCGCGGGCTTAAGGTCTCGGACTAA
- the yhbY gene encoding ribosome assembly RNA-binding protein YhbY: MTISNEDKKHLRRLGHKLNPVVTVAAKGLTESVIAEIDRALNDHELIKVKLSVDDREVKQTIIETLTDTLGAEVVQTIGHIVLLLRRAEQPNRHLSNLLRSPSAR, encoded by the coding sequence ATGACAATTTCCAATGAGGATAAAAAGCATCTGCGACGCCTGGGCCACAAACTCAACCCGGTGGTCACCGTTGCCGCAAAAGGCCTCACCGAATCAGTTATCGCAGAAATTGACCGCGCACTCAATGACCATGAGCTCATCAAAGTGAAACTTTCTGTAGACGACCGCGAGGTAAAGCAGACGATCATTGAAACCCTAACGGATACGCTGGGGGCAGAGGTGGTTCAAACCATTGGACATATTGTGCTCCTGCTGAGAAGAGCAGAACAACCCAATCGGCATTTATCCAATCTGTTGCGATCGCCTTCGGCCCGGTAG
- a CDS encoding DUF1819 family protein encodes MVAVRYQMSFTSGGLLHRESIRLAELYLELGDWEAVKETALAGNLLQVRAQSTARRQIREILSRLKLLSSEELRCLVQGTYQEQASLLWVVICRRYQFIQDFTLEVLREHFANLKTHLNPDDYEAFYNKKAEWHPELDAISNSTRLKLKQVIFRMLREANLLTADYSIHPVLLSPSLVAIIQRSNAESLRYLPGVAATKTGVRA; translated from the coding sequence ATGGTTGCTGTCCGCTATCAAATGTCCTTCACCTCGGGGGGACTGCTTCACCGCGAGTCGATCCGACTTGCTGAGCTGTATTTGGAGCTTGGCGACTGGGAAGCGGTAAAGGAAACTGCGCTAGCTGGCAACCTCCTTCAAGTGCGGGCGCAGAGCACGGCCCGACGCCAAATCCGGGAAATTCTGTCGCGGCTCAAGCTCTTGAGTAGCGAGGAGCTGAGGTGTTTGGTACAGGGCACTTATCAGGAGCAGGCCAGCCTTCTCTGGGTGGTTATCTGCCGACGTTACCAGTTTATCCAGGATTTTACTCTAGAGGTATTGCGCGAGCACTTTGCGAACTTGAAGACCCACTTGAATCCAGATGATTACGAAGCTTTCTATAACAAGAAGGCTGAGTGGCATCCGGAGCTGGACGCCATCAGCAATTCGACTCGCCTGAAGCTCAAGCAGGTTATCTTTCGCATGCTGCGCGAAGCCAACCTATTGACTGCTGATTACAGCATTCACCCGGTGCTTCTCTCTCCGAGCCTGGTGGCAATCATTCAACGCAGCAATGCAGAATCTCTTCGTTATCTTCCCGGCGTCGCTGCAACCAAGACAGGAGTCAGAGCGTGA